The following are encoded together in the Echeneis naucrates chromosome 9, fEcheNa1.1, whole genome shotgun sequence genome:
- the LOC115049220 gene encoding arrestin domain-containing protein 3-like isoform X2, translating to MPSSFTGAHGKIVYKLTASLSRSWKMDSTVEKNIPFVSKSFPDLLSLMTHQVASKSKEIGLFSKGRVQMDVTVDKTGYAPGETVQILAKINNSSSSEMTPKFSLIQNVVFHASNNTKHQSSVITKAVENRIRPRTERSIKCRMMIPHDQIQTINNCDIISVKYNLKVYLDISFAFDLEINFPVVILPLGLAPQLQGATAAGPYPAWATAGPSTSNFSPPAMSMGPSSPHSRHTSRGYQSMYVAQRPAYPAQPVRMSRDYNHPVPQPAGSPFSMPSNFVLRPPPPAPAFHPTPSAPEIYPPPSSALNMYPTAPAYNTLPSAPMMNTDFLSQSDEPPPAYSLLFPSSDTDTSDGK from the exons ATGCCGTCATCCTTCACGGGGGCTCACGGAAAGATTGTTTACAagctcacagcttcactgtcCAGGAGTTGGAAGATGGACAGTACAGTAGAAAAGAATATACCATTTGTGTCCAAGTCATTCCCAGACCTCCTGTCTCTCATG aCGCACCAAGTTGCTTCAAAATCCAAAGAGATAGGATTATTCTCCAAAGGGCGTGTACAGATGGACGTCACTGTGGACAAAACAGGTTATGCCCCAG GAGAAACTGTGCAAATTTTGGCAAAAATCAATAATTCATCATCCAGTGAGATGACACCCAAATTCAGTTTAATCCAGAATGTAGTGTTCCATGCCAGCAACAACACCAAGCACCAAAGCAGTGTTATCACCAAGGCAGTTGAAAACCGCATTCGACCCCGCACAGAAAGGAGCATCAAATGCAGAATGATGATTCCCCATGATCAGATACAAACCATCAACAACTGTGACATTATCTCAGTGAAGTACAATTTAAAG GTGTATCTGGACATCAGTTTTGCTTTTGATCTAGAGATCAACTTCCCAGTGGTCATTCTTCCTCTGGGTTTAGCTCCTCAACTTCAGGGTGCTACGGCTGCAGGTCCATATCCAGCTTGGGCAACTGCGGGTCCTAGTACCAGCAACTTCTCTCCCCCAGCAATGTCAATGGGTCCATCATCTCCACATTCAAGACATACATCCCGGGGCTACCAATCAATGTATGTTGCTCAGCGACCTGCGTACCCAGCTCAGCCAGTACGCATGAGCAGGGACTACAATCACCCAGTGCCACAGCCGGCTGGATCTCCATTTTCAATGCCATCAAATTTTGTGCTTCGCCCACCACCTCCTGCTCCAGCATTTCATCCAACCCCCTCTGCTCCAGAGATCTATCCACCCCCTTCTTCAGCACTAAACATGTACCCAACTGCTCCAGCTTACAACACACTGCCTTCTGCACCGATGATGAACACAGACTTCCTGTCCCAATCAGATGAACCTCCTCCTGCATATTCCCTCCTCTTCCCATCTTCAGATACAGACACATCTGATGGGAAATAA
- the LOC115048988 gene encoding arrestin domain-containing protein 3-like produces MSPIKHLDLTYEALNEEGTFSEGDTVSGRVTLTLEKDTKVKSFFVKAKGVAHVRWSEGTGDNRRSYSAHREYFKIKKSLTGNETDTVLSKGVHNFKFRITLPNGELPSSFKAIHGSVAYTLEAKLSRSWRMPSKAGKTLTFFSKSLMQSPHVMCPQYGSVNKDVGTFSKGQVQMSASLNKMFCAPGDILSVEAKINNLSSKATKAKFSLQQKIVYRAIGKTKTQDTSLCKGVGETIAANTESVASCQMQIPVDTVYSLQNCDILSNSYYLKVYLDISFAIDPEVVFPLVIIPASFANFQASRAGGPGNSDFPPPAFPAGPYQTPPGPGPYGYSTPYPAQPENATGGYINQWPQNPAPSSFPPPTLPSSSVPFQTPTAPPLVQHGEGPPSYVDIYPSFHGTNENGEFQKNHKQEEEK; encoded by the exons ATGTCGCCGATCAAGCACTTGGATCTGACTTATGAAGCCCTGAACGAAGAGGGCACTTTTTCCGAAGGAGACACCGTGTCGGGCAGAGTCACCCTGACTTTGGAGAAAGACACCAAGGTGAAGAGTTTCTTCGTGAAAGCCAAGGGGGTGGCACATGTCAGATGGTCCGAGGGGACAGGAGACAACAGAAGGTCTTACAGTGCCCACAGGGAgtatttcaaaatcaaaaaatccTTAACCGGAAATGAAACAG ACACTGTACTGTCCAAAGGGGTCCACAACTTTAAGTTCAGGATCACACTGCCAAATGG GGAGTTGCCGTCTTCCTTCAAGGCCATTCACGGATCGGTCGCATACACGCTGGAGGCCAAGCTGTCCAGGAGCTGGCGGATGCCCTCCAAAGCAGGAAAAACCCTCACTTTTTTCTCAAAGTCCTTGATGCAATCTCCACATGTAATG TGTCCTCAGTATGGTTCAGTGAATAAGGATGTGGGAACTTTTTCTAAAGGACAGGTCCAAATGTCTGCTTCActgaacaaaatgttttgtgcCCCAG gtGACATCTTGTCTGTTGAGGCCAAAATCAACAACTTGTCTTCTAAAGCCACTAAAGCTAAATTCAGTTTACAACAGAAAATTGTCTACCGTGCCATtggtaaaacaaaaactcaagACACAAGCTTATGCAAAGGTGTGGGGGAGACTATCGCAGCGAACACAGAGTCAGTTGCCTCCTGCCAAATGCAGATTCCTGTTGACACCGTCTACTCTCTCCAAAATTGCGACATTTTGTCAAACAGCTATTACCTCAAG GTGTATTTGGACATCAGCTTTGCCATTGATCCAGAGGTGGTGTTTCCACTAGTCATCATTCCTGCTAGCTTTGCTAATTTCCAGGCTTCAAGGGCTGGGGGCCCAGGTAACAGCGACTTCCCTCCCCCTGCTTTCCCTGCTGGACCCTATCAAACACCCCCAG gtcctggtccCTATGGATACTCAACACCATATCCTGCACAACCTGAGAATGCAACGGGTGGTTATATTAATCAGTGGCCACAGAATCCTGCTCCTTCTAGTTTTCCACCTCCAACCCTCCCATCCTCCTCAGTGCCATTTCAAACTCCAACTGCTCCACCTCTGGTTCAACACGGAGAAGGACCTCCATCATATGTGGACATTTACCCTTCTTTCCATGGCACCAATGAGAATGGTGAGTTtcagaaaaatcacaaacaagaggaagagaaatAG